The following are encoded in a window of Anopheles stephensi strain Indian chromosome X, UCI_ANSTEP_V1.0, whole genome shotgun sequence genomic DNA:
- the LOC118510948 gene encoding negative elongation factor D-like, translated as MKEEFEDVWSNDAGRSNAPKEEQEPHEEPAENPSTVLNDCLQRFANMDYIMEPGIFGQLKRYFQAGGTPEQVIYQLSANYVAVAQMANLLAEWLIMAGVRVTDVQAMVENHLKDMILKTFDPKKADKIFTEEGETPGWLTEMIEHHTWRSLIYRLAEEYPECLMLNFTIKLISDAGFQSEITSISTAAQQIEVFSRVLKTAIAKFLSHPEDWQSAIDEVAKMVCHGQYTYLYSQVLIQVLSQEPKGGFIMKRLSQEITKYALKNNHNVTPITMALNGSSRHPQACEALTSMLSRNTLNPADITVLYRNYTSPEPPPIDLIRNPQFLDLLVDSLFKVGTKINQEHKSKYIYLLGYAASVSEIPTKKGQPKGHRVLNKDDLKATIIAIEKVHAICNVSRGSSELIGDISTLYNCIRFPVVGVGVIRWVENTVTEPSYFKLCTESCPLHLALLDEVACVHTSLHDQILRLLVRLFESKQDELEILVQLELKKMLLDRMVNLLARGCVVPVVKYISQCCTKGDTDISLIRYFVTEVLETVTHPYSSEFVQLFLPMVENEEITGSMRGEGDNDPVSEFIVHCKAHYTTL; from the exons ATGAAGGAAGAGTTCGAAGATGTGTGGAGCAACGATGCTGGCCGGAGCAATGCGCCAAAGGAAGAG CAAGAGCCACACGAAGAACCGGCTGAAAACCCATCGACAGTGTTGAACGATTGTCTGCAGCGGTTTGCCAATATGGACTACATCATGGAGCCGGGTATCTTTGGCCAGCTGAAGCGCTACTTCCAGGCGGGCGGAACACCGGAACAAGTTATCTATCAGCTGTCTGCGAACTATGTGGCCGTTGCCCAGATGGCGAACCTGCTCGCCGAATGGCTTATCATGGCGGGCGTGCGCGTCACGGATGTGCAGGCAATGGTGGAGAACCATCTGAAGGATATGATACTGAAGACGTTCGATCCGAAGAAGGCGGATAAAATTTTCACCGAGGAAGGCGAAACACCCGGCTGGCTGACGGAGATGATCGAACATCATACGTGGCGTTCGTTGATTTACCGGCTGGCGGAAGAGTATCCGGAGTGTTTGATGCTGAACTTTACCATTAAGCTTATCTCGGACGCTGGCTTCCAGAGCGAGATTACTTCCATCTCGACCGCCGCCCAACAGATAGAGGTGTTTTCGCGCGTGCTCAAGACGGCGATTGCCAAGTTTCTGAGCCACCCGGAGGATTGGCAGAGCGCGATCGATGAGGTGGCCAAGATGGTGTGCCACGGGCAGTATACCTATTTGTACAGTCAGGTGCTGATACAGGTACTGTCGCAGGAACCGAAGGGTGGATTCATCATGAAGCGGCTTTCGCAGGAAATCACCAAATATGCGCTGAAAAA CAATCACAATGTTACGCCCATCACGATGGCTCTGAACGGGTCGTCGCGTCATCCACAGGCCTGCGAAGCGCTTACCTCGATGCTGTCCCGCAACACACTCAACCCAGCCGACATAACCGTGCTGTACCGGAACTACACCTCACCCGAGCCGCCACCGATCGATTTGATCCGCAATCCCCAGTTTCTCGATCTGCTCGTCGACTCCCTGTTCAAGGTGGGCACAAAGATTAACCAGGAGCACAAGTCGAAGTACATCTATCTGCTCGGTTACGCCGCGAGCGTAAGCGAGATCCCGACCAAGAAAGGCCAACCGAAGGGCCATCGGGTGTTGAACAAGGACGATCTAAAAGCAACGATCATTGCGATCGAGAAGGTGCACGCGATCTGTAACGTGAGCCGCGGTTCGAGCGAGCTGATCGGTGACATCTCCACCTTGTACAACTGCATCCGGTTTCCGGTGGTTGGGGTGGGCGTTATCCGCTGGGTCGAGAACACCGTCACCGAACCGTCCTACTTCAAGCTCTGCACCGAAAGCTGTCCGCTGCATCTCGCACTGCTGGACGAGGTGGCCTGCGTACATACGTCGCTGCACGACCAGATCCTGCGGCTGCTGGTGCGGTTGTTCGAGTCGAAGCAGGACGAGCTGGAAATTTTGGTGCAGCTCGAGCTGAAGAAGATGCTGCTCGATCGGATGGTGAATCTGTTGGCACGGGGATGTGTCGTGCCGGTGGTGAAGTACATCAGCCAGTGCTGTACCAAGGGCGACACGGACATTTCGCTGATTCGGTACTTTGTGACGGAGGTGCTTGAAACGGTCACGCATCCGTACTCGAGCGAGTTCGTGCAGCTGTTTCTACCGATGGTGGAAAACGAAGAAATTACGGGCTCGATGCGGGGCGAAGGTGATAACGATCCGGTTTCGGAGTTTATCGTTCACTGCAAAGCACACTACACGACACTGTAG
- the LOC118511071 gene encoding polymerase delta-interacting protein 3-like produces MDEDMHLSLDEIIRKRKVRARQERSGDGPAPKGAHVSGPRGFRGENTATSKTAWHQVRKPVPVVDARMKIIRNKRAKMRDARDQLIEFSRGRDARYRLRNRARETDHVRPLAMMPSSRVLTAVSSNGRNSVGSEHFIKPKLSNRHYSTGDYVPTTVNAQPPIPRFRSAAGISFRGADDGEDDPYMRITATQSISSLANATRTLHNDTFSLPSSMPPLPHFRTVRGPLLSTSNGSSLMNFTASTTINTEPDPFDQYEVNRRPNLSVPPPPLPPNRPLRSILRTRPSTPPPPVLSQPITTGVPLNLSPSMRARLERAPNPNKSMGIFAHNFNGEPSGKNFFTRSPSPPPIVTAGYRIVVSNLHPSVTQIDIKELFEDIGDLVESRLVRPGVAEVIYRNLKDAEKAVDAYHNRQLDGQPMNCLLVNPRATYKINTANLKYGR; encoded by the exons ATGGATGAAGATATGCATTTGAGTCTGGACGAGATTATTCGGAAGCGAAAGGTGCGCGCTCGGCAGGAACGGTCCGGAGATGGGCCAGCGCCGAAAGGCGCTCACGTTAGTGGGCCCCGGGGATTTCGGGGCGAGAACACGGCGACGTCGAAAACGGCATGGCACCAGGTTCGCAAACCGGTCCCGGTCGTCGATGCGCGCATGAAAATCATCCGTAACAAGCGGGCTAAGATGCGTGACGCTCGCGACCAGCTGATCGAGTTCAGTCGCGGTCGGGACGCTCGCTACCGTCTCCGAAACCGGGCGCGTGAAACGGATCACGTTCGCCCACTGGCAATGATGCCATCGTCGCGCGTACTGACTGCCGTTTCGTCCAATGGTCGGAATAGCGTCGGGTCAGAACATTTCATCAAACCGAAACTATCAAACCGCCATTACTCAACCGGAGATTATGTGCCGACAACGGTAAACGCTCAACCACCGATCCCTCGCTTCCGTTCCGCCGCCGGCATTTCCTTCCGGGGGGCCGATGACGGGGAGGACGATCCGTACATGCGTATTACGGCCACTCAATCAATCAGCTCATTGGCAAATGCAACACGCACGCTGCACAACGATACATTTTCGTTGCCCAGCTCGATGCCACCGTTGCCACACTTCCGCACGGTACGGGGTCCGTTGCTGAGCACCAGCAACGGTTCGTCGTTGATGAATTTCACCGCATCCACCACTATCAACACCGAACCGGATCCCTTCGATCAGTACGAGGTGAATCGGCGTCCGAATTTGAGCGTTCCGCCGCCACCGTTACCGCCCAACCGACCGTTACGAAGCATCCTGCGCACAAGACcgagcacaccaccaccacccgtacTGTCGCAGCCGATCACAACCGGCGTACCGTTGAATCTGTCCCCGAGCATGCGCGCCCGTCTCGAGCGTGCTCCGAACCCGAACAAATCGATGGGCATCTTTGCGCACAACTTTAACGGTGAACCGTCGGGGAAAAATTTCTTTACCCGTTCACCGAGCCCACCCCCAATAGTAACGGCTGGGTATCGGATTGTCGTTAGCAATCTGCATCCGAGCGTAACACAGATCGACATCAAG GAATTGTTCGAGGACATTGGCGATCTGGTCGAATCGCGGCTGGTACGCCCGGGCGTGGCCGAGGTAATTTATCGAAATTTGAAGGATGCCGAAAAGGCGGTAGATGCTTACCACAACCGCCAGCTTGACGGGCAGCCCATGAATTGTCTGCTGGTAAATCCCCGTGCTACCTACAAAATTAATACagcaaatttaaaatatgGCCGGTAA